TGAGCACCTCGTAGGCACCGGTGCGCAGCTCGACGACCACGTGCACGGCGGTGGCGAACGCCTCGTCGGACTCCTGGCGCAGCAGGAAGTCGTTGGCGGCCTCCATCAGGCGCCCGGGCGGCACGGCGCCCAGCAGCCCGCCCAGGGCGCCCGCGAACTGCAGGGCGGCGGTCCCGGCCGCCACTCCCTTCCCGACGACGTCGACCAGGATCATCTCCAGGCGGTGGGCCTGCTCGTCGAGGCGGGCGACCAGGAAGTCGCCGGCGTAGCCGACGGAGTCGGCGGCCAGCATGGCGCTCTCGCTGCGCCAGCCCTCGGGCAGCGGCGGCACCGTCCCCTGGCGCTGGAGGCGGTCGCGCAGGTCGGAGAGGACGGTCTCGCCCAGCAGGGTGGGCAGGCCGCTGCGCTGCCGGCTCGACTGCAGCAGCACCAGCGCCGAGGCGACCACCAGCGACACCGTGGCCGAGATCCGCGACGACTCGAGCTCGCCCGGGCCCAGCGCGTCGGAGACGGCGACGCCGATCGTCCCGACCAGCGCCCACGAGACCAGCAGCAGGAGCGGGCGGTAGCGCAGCAGCAGCATGCCGGCCAGCAGCCACACGAAGACCACACCGACCGGCGCCACCCCGTAGCTGAGCGTCTGGACCGCCAGCGTGGCCGTCAGCAGGCCCAGCAGCACCACCGCCACGTAGCGCTGGCTGGCCGGGCTGCCCGAGCGCCACCCGTCGACGCGGTCCTGCACGTGGCGCGCGACCACCGTCCACGCACGCGCCGGCCTCGAGGTCACCGGCCGAAGACTAGGTGGTGCGACGGGGCCGGGGAGCCGACACCCCGAAGGGGTGACTTTTCTTGACTGGCTCCAGACAAGAGGGCAGGGTGGCGACGGTAGCGACAGCGACGTCCGCACGCCCCCAGGAGGGACCCTGATGACCCAGACCCACGGCTCGACCGCCGGCAACGGCGCCCCCGCACCCAGCGACCGCAACAGCCTCACCGTCGGCCCCGACGGCCCGATCCTGCTGCACGACCACCACTTCATCGAGCAGATGGCGCACTTCAACCGCGAGCGGGTGCCCGAGCGCAACGTGCACGCCAAGGGCTCCGGTGCGTTCGGCACGCTCGAGATCACCGGCGACATCTCGCAGTACACCAAGGCGGCCGTGCTGCAGCCCGGCGCGAAGACCGACATGCTCGCCCGGTTCTCGACCGTCGCCGGCGAGATGGGCTCCCCCGACACCTGGCGCGACCCGCGCGGGTTCTCGCTGAAGTTCTACACCTCCGAGGGCAACTGGGACCTCGTCGGCAACAACACCCCGGTCTTCTTCGTGCGCGACACGATGAAGTTCCCGCACTTCATCCGCAGCCAGAAGCGCCGCGGCGCCAACGGGCTGCGCGACAACGACATGCAGTGGGACTTCTGGACCCTCAACCCCGAGTCGGCCCACCAGGTCACCTGGCTGATGGGCGACCGGGGCATCCCCAAGACCTG
The Nocardioides marinisabuli genome window above contains:
- a CDS encoding PP2C family protein-serine/threonine phosphatase gives rise to the protein MTSRPARAWTVVARHVQDRVDGWRSGSPASQRYVAVVLLGLLTATLAVQTLSYGVAPVGVVFVWLLAGMLLLRYRPLLLLVSWALVGTIGVAVSDALGPGELESSRISATVSLVVASALVLLQSSRQRSGLPTLLGETVLSDLRDRLQRQGTVPPLPEGWRSESAMLAADSVGYAGDFLVARLDEQAHRLEMILVDVVGKGVAAGTAALQFAGALGGLLGAVPPGRLMEAANDFLLRQESDEAFATAVHVVVELRTGAYEVLSAGHPPVLRREGGSWRVDTARGTALGVTAQAEVEPSRGRLCPGDALMFYTDGVVERPGEDIDDGVEWLRTTASDLTASSGLDGLPRRVLRRVSRGDDDRAVLVLHRLPDPAQISR